One Amaranthus tricolor cultivar Red isolate AtriRed21 chromosome 10, ASM2621246v1, whole genome shotgun sequence genomic window carries:
- the LOC130825041 gene encoding acyl-CoA-binding domain-containing protein 1-like, whose product MGADWQQLLQSIFIGLVFSFLLAKLISFITAFREENLSISRASNVKAVIQQPTSSTRHIRKPSVQSEPESTVSEGELSEIASRISDDNSSVLAEKGSVTAVDAFLDDVVTDDDDWEGVESTELDEAFSAATAFVAASAADKMASKVGNDVQLQLYGLYKIATEGPCSAPPPPAFKMAARAKWNAWQKLGAMPPEDAMQKYIDIVTELFPSWASGGADKAKGEDAEGHNSESKGPVGPVFSSFVHEEESGVELKMDAIHGFAREGDLENLHKCIESGISVNLKDSEGRTPLHWAVDRGHLPVIELLCIKNVEMNAKDNEGQTALHYAVVCDREAIAEYLVKHGADLNIKDNDGASSSELCEKNWPWMRPSDEVIE is encoded by the exons ATGGGAGCAGATTGGCAACAACTTTtacaatcaatattcattggaTTAGTCTTTTCGTTCCTTCTCGCGAAGCTAATCTCCTTTATTACTGCATTCCGGGAAGAAAATCTGTCAATTTCTCGTGCATCAAATGTCAAGGCCGTAATTCAACAACCTACTTCAAGTACACGCCACATTCGGAAACCATCAGTTCAATCGGAACCTGAATCGACCGTATCGGAAGGAGAATTGAGTGAAATTGCGTCGAGAATTAGTGATGATAACTCTTCCGTTTTAGCTGAGAAAGGAAGTGTTACTGCGGTTGACGCATTTTTAGATGATGTTGTCACAGATGATGATGATTGGGAAGGTGTTGAGAGTACTGAGCTTGATGAAGCTTTTAGTGCTGCTACCGCTTTCGTTGCAGCTTCTGCTGCTGATAAAATGGCGAGTAAAGTTGGAAATGATGTTCAACTTCAGCTTTATGGTTTGTATAAGATTGCTACTGAAGGTCCTTGTAGTGCCCCGCCTCCTCCAGCCTTTAAGATGGCTGCTAGAGCCAAATG GAATGCATGGCAGAAATTGGGTGCTATGCCTCCTGAGGATGCAATGCAGAAGTATATTGATATTGTGACAGAACTATTTCCTTCTTGGGCAAGTGGTGGAGCAGAT AAAGCCAAAGGCGAAGATGCTGAGGGGCATAATTCCGAATCCAAGGGACCTGTGGGACCAGTTTTTAGCAGCTTTGTTCATGAGGAGGAATCTGGAGTTGAATT gAAAATGGATGCTATTCATGGCTTTGCAAGAGAAGGTGATCTAGAAAACTTGCATAAATGTATTGAGAGTGGCATTTCTGTGAATCTGAAAG ATAGTGAAGGTCGGACTCCATTGCATTGGGCAGTTGATCGTGGCCATCTTCCTGTCATAGAATTGCTCTGTATCAAGAATGTGGAAATGAATGCTAAG GACAATGAAGGACAAACCGCATTGCACTACGCAGTTGTTTGTGATAGAGAAGCCATTGCTGAATACCTCGTGAAGCATGGTGCAGATTTGAATATCAAAGACAATGACGGGGCATCCTCGAGTGAACTTTGTGAGAAAAATTGGCCGTGGATGCGACCATCCGATGAAGTGATCGAGTGA
- the LOC130825042 gene encoding importin subunit beta-1 translates to MVMEITQVLLNAQSVEADIRKQAEQALKTFQEQNYPSFLLALAGELANEEKPAESRKLAGLVLKNALDAKDSHRKYELVQKWVSLDVGLKNQIKAFLLQSLASPVHDARSTASQVIAKVAGIELPQKQWPELIGSLLANIHQLPPHVKQATLETLGYMCEEVSPDVVDQDQVNKILTAVVQGMNANETNNEVRLAATHALYNALGFAQANFNNDMERDYIMRVVCEATMSPDVKIRQAAFECLVAISSTYYEKLVPYIQDIFNITAKAVREDEEAVALQAVEFWSSICDEEIDILEEYGGEFTGDSDIPCFNFIKQALPALVPILLDTLLKQEEEQDQDEGAWNIAMAGGTCLGLVARTVGDDIVPLVMPFIEENIAKPDWRQREAATYAFGSILEGPSPDKLTSIVNVALNFMLTALTKDVNSHVKDTTAWTLGRIFEFLHGSAVETPIITHANCQQIITVLLQAMNDTPNVAEKACGALYFLAQGYEDVGSSSPLAPYFEEIVKSLLTVTHRVDAAEARLRGAAYETLNEVVRCSTDETAPLVVQLVPVIMMELHNTLESHNLLPDGKQGELQGLLCGCLQVIIQKLGSSESTRAALLQYADQIMQLFLGVFSCSNATVHEEAMLGIGALAYATGPEFLKYMNEFYKYLEMGLQNFSDYQVCAVTVGVVGDLCRALEDKILPYCDGIMTQLLKDLSSNQLHRSVKPPIFSCFGDIALAIGENFEKYLIYAMPMLQSAADLSAHTAGADDEILEYTNLLRNGILEAYSGILQGFKNTSKAQLVLPYARHILSFIDSIYQGKDMDDAVMKTAIGVLGDLADTLPTSAGSLIQQFPSCRDLLRECLSSEDHSIKQSAEWAKLAISRVIAI, encoded by the exons ATGGTGATGGAGATCACCCAAGTACTGTTGAATGCTCAATCAGTTGAGGCAGATATCCGAAAGCAGGCAGAACAGGCTTTGAAAACTTTTCAAGAACAAAACTATCCAAGCTTCTTGCTGGCGCTTGCTGGAGAGCTAGCCAATGAAGAGAAGCCAGCTGAGTCGAGGAAGTTGGCTGGGCTTGTTCTTAAAAATGCACTGGATGCCAAGGACTCACATAGGAAGTATGAGCTTGTACAGAAATGGGTGTCTTTAGATGTTGGATTAAAGAACCAGATTAAGGCATTCTTGTTACAATCCCTAGCTTCACCTGTTCATGATGCTCGCTCAACTGCATCACAGGTGATCGCTAAGGTTGCAGGTATTGAGTTACCTCAAAAACAATGGCCAGAGTTGATAGGATCATTGTTGGCGAATATTCACCAACTTCCACCTCATGTCAAGCAAGCAACTTTGGAGACACTTGGATACATGTGTGAAGAGGTATCCCCAGATGTTGTAGATCAGGATCAAGTGAATAAAATCCTTACCGCAGTTGTTCAGGGTATGAATGCAAATGAAACGAATAATGAAGTCCGGCTTGCTGCTACACATGCATTATATAATGCTTTGGGATTTGCCCAGGCTAATTTCAATAATGATATGGAAAGAGATTACATCATGAGAGTTGTTTGTGAGGCAACAATGTCACCTGATGTGAAGATAAGGCAGGCAGCTTTTGAATGTCTGGTTGCCATTTCTTCCACATATTATGAAAAGTTGGTTCCTTACATTCAGGACATCTTCAATATCACTGCAAAAGCTGTGAGGGAAGATGAGGAGGCAGTTGCTCTTCAAGCTGTTGAATTTTGGAGTTCAATCTGTGACGAAGAGATTGACATTCTTGAAGAATATGGTGGTGAATTCACTGGTGACTCTGATATTCCttgctttaattttattaagcaGGCTCTCCCTGCTTTGGTACCCATCTTGCTGGACACACTCCTCAAGCAAGAGGAGGAGCAAGACCAAGATGAGGGAGCTTGGAATATTGCTATGGCGGGGGGTACTTGCCTTGGGCTTGTTGCGCGGACTGTTGGAGATGATATTGTGCCTCTTGTGATGCCATTCATTGAAGAGAATATCGCAAAGCCGGATTGGAGACAAAGAGAGGCTGCTACCTATGCATTTGGGTCAATTTTAGAGGGTCCCTCCCCTGACAAGTTGACATCCATCGTCAATGTTGCTTTGAACTTTATGCTCACTGCATTGACGAAAGATGTTAACAGCCATGTTAAAGACACTACCGCTTGGACTCTTGGTAgaatttttgaatttcttcatgGATCTGCTGTGGAAACTCCAATTATTACGCATGCAAACTGCCAGCAGATTATTACAGTTTTATTACAGGCCATGAATGATACACCTAATGTCGCTGAAAAAGCTTGTGGTGCTCTCTATTTTCTTGCACAAGGCTATGAGGATGTTGGCTCTTCATCACCCTTGGCTCCTTATTTTGAGGAGATTGTTAAGTCCCTTCTTACTGTAACTCACAGGGTAGATGCTGCGGAGGCGCGGTTGCGAGGTGCTGCTTATGAAACTCTAAATGAGGTGGTTAGATGCTCAACAGATGAAACTGCTCCCTTGGTGGTGCAGTTAGTTCCTGTTATTATGATGGAGCTTCATAACACACTGGAGTCACATAACCTTCTTCCAGATGGAAAACAGGGTGAACTACAAGGTCTCCTGTGTGGGTGCCTTCAGGTTATCATTCAAAAGCTGGGGTCATCAGAGTCAACGAGAGCGGCGCTTTTGCAGTATGCTGATCAAATTATGCAACTGTTTCTTGGTGTTTTTTCTTGTAGTAATGCCACTGTTCATGAAGAGGCTATGCTTGGAATTGGTGCTCTTGCCTACGCCACAGGTCCAGAATTTCTGAAGTACATGAATGAATTTTACAAGTATCTGGAAATGGGTCTTCAAAACTTCAGTGATTACCAAGTCTGTGCTGTCACAGTTGGTGTGGTGGGAGATTTATGCAGGGCATTGGAGGATAAGATACTGCCTTACTGTGATGGGATTATGACACAACTCCTTAAGGACTTGTCGAGCAATCAACTACACCGATCAGTGAAGCCTCCGATTTTCTCTTGCTTTGGGGACATTGCCCTTGCAATAGGGGAGAATTTTGAGAAGTATTTAATTTATGCCATGCCAATGCTTCAGAGTGCAGCAGACTTGTCTGCTCACACAGCTGGTGCTGATGATGAGATACTTGAATACACCAATCTCTTGCGAAATGGAATCTTAGAAGCATACTCGGGGATTCTTCAAGGCTTCAAGAACACTTCAAAAGCTCAGCTTGTACTTCCTTATGCTCGCCATATACTTTCATTCATCGATAGTATTTACCAAGGGAAAGATAT GGATGACGCTGTCATGAAGACTGCTATTGGAGTTCTTGGTGATCTTGCCGACACACTTCCAACTAGTGCAGGTTCTTTGATTCAGCAGTTCCCGTCATGCAGGGACTTGCTTCGTGAATGCTTGTCATCGGAGGATCATTCTATAAAACAATCTGCTGAATGGGCAAAGTTGGCCATCAGTCGAGTGATTGCCATTTGA